One region of Thiorhodovibrio frisius genomic DNA includes:
- a CDS encoding aminotransferase class I/II-fold pyridoxal phosphate-dependent enzyme: MTTDGKQSTALAINGGTPIRTEPLPWELPGAHWIGDEELDLVSRVVRAQSPFRYYGADLQHMVDQLEGEWQTRLSRKHALAVNCGTQALHICLAAMGVGPGDEVLVPGYMWVSCISAVVRLGAIPRLVDIDDTFCMSVTDLEAKLNSRSKAILYVNMSGAPGHIDQIKDLAKQRGLWLLEDCAQAAGASPAAPSVTWPSLAFS; this comes from the coding sequence ATGACCACAGATGGCAAGCAGAGCACCGCTTTGGCGATTAACGGAGGCACACCGATTCGAACTGAGCCTCTGCCATGGGAGTTGCCCGGCGCCCATTGGATTGGCGACGAAGAGCTGGACCTGGTCTCCCGCGTGGTGCGCGCACAGAGCCCGTTCCGATACTATGGCGCTGATCTTCAGCACATGGTGGACCAGCTTGAGGGCGAATGGCAGACCAGGCTCTCGCGCAAGCACGCATTGGCGGTCAACTGCGGAACCCAAGCCTTGCACATCTGCCTGGCTGCAATGGGCGTGGGTCCGGGTGACGAGGTACTGGTGCCTGGTTACATGTGGGTCAGCTGTATTTCCGCCGTGGTTCGGCTGGGTGCCATTCCGCGACTGGTGGATATCGACGATACCTTCTGCATGTCGGTAACCGACCTTGAGGCCAAGCTAAATTCGCGCTCAAAAGCGATTCTCTACGTGAATATGTCAGGGGCACCTGGCCATATCGATCAGATCAAGGACTTAGCCAAGCAGCGAGGCCTTTGGCTGCTGGAAGACTGTGCGCAGGCAGCCGGGGCCAGCCCTGCGGCGCCTTCGGTGACATGGCCATCTTTAGCTTTCAGCTGA
- a CDS encoding DegT/DnrJ/EryC1/StrS family aminotransferase, whose protein sequence is MAIFSFQLNKNLTSGEGGLIVCDDDHLYKRAFAIHDLGFSRNAAGRLDPSDPNYQLWGVGARMSELSGAMALAQTRKLDQITAAMRTAKWRIRERLAAIPGIDLRNVLDPSGDSGPFMLMRFQTGALAQQIVEAVRAEGVRGPEGSLACLTLKDWGLHWYFNVQSLVHKRSIADSGFPWSHPDNAFHAQIDYSRGTLPVCDHYHDRGALLTVASRLSDQDIDDIASAFEKVCGVLLMP, encoded by the coding sequence ATGGCCATCTTTAGCTTTCAGCTGAACAAGAATCTGACCTCTGGCGAAGGCGGGCTGATCGTTTGCGATGACGATCATCTCTATAAGCGTGCCTTCGCGATCCATGACCTCGGGTTCTCTCGCAATGCTGCGGGTCGGCTCGATCCAAGCGATCCCAACTATCAACTTTGGGGCGTCGGCGCCCGGATGTCTGAGCTCTCGGGGGCAATGGCACTGGCACAAACGCGGAAGCTCGATCAGATCACGGCGGCAATGCGAACGGCGAAATGGCGCATTCGTGAGCGGCTTGCGGCCATTCCCGGCATTGATCTGCGCAATGTGCTTGATCCGAGCGGCGATAGCGGTCCGTTCATGCTAATGCGGTTTCAAACCGGGGCGCTCGCACAGCAGATTGTTGAAGCGGTTCGCGCCGAGGGGGTTCGCGGTCCTGAAGGTAGTCTGGCCTGCCTGACGCTCAAGGACTGGGGACTCCACTGGTATTTCAATGTGCAGAGCTTGGTGCACAAACGCTCAATCGCCGATTCCGGGTTCCCATGGAGCCATCCTGATAACGCCTTCCACGCGCAGATTGATTACAGTCGTGGAACCTTGCCGGTGTGCGACCATTATCATGATCGAGGGGCGCTCTTAACTGTGGCCTCGCGTCTTAGCGACCAAGATATCGATGACATCGCGTCGGCCTTTGAAAAGGTTTGCGGCGTCCTTTTGATGCCTTGA
- a CDS encoding sugar porter family MFS transporter: protein MTRLSSLVALVAALSGLLVGYATGVIAGAEAPLTKEFGLQDQNALRGLLVGCILIGGFFGAIFAGAIVKHIGPRRMLILIGVVFAVASFGMSYSEHAWPFIAWRTLAGFAVGASTMVAPLYVGETAPPNWRGALITGFQLALTMGILLGYLANLAFAETENWRLMLGLMAVPSLILVVGMIPLTESPRWLLLRGHKEVAQRVFRRIAGFDWPPQEMAQVLASGQLEADWRDLLRPRFRPVLLVAVLLFAFTNLSGIDVILYYAPVIFAEVGFDGTLGPILATVGIGTINVLATIAAMWMVDRYGRRPLLIGGLIPMAIAMAMMVPSLLFEGAGWNAMALVALALFIVSFAISLGPLPYVIMAEIFPVQTRGVGMGLAAAAAWAVNALVSVSFFSLAATFGMPSVFGMFALICVIALIFVVIYVPETRGRSLEEIEANLVAGKPVRRLGEVFD, encoded by the coding sequence GTGACCCGACTCTCGTCACTGGTCGCGCTTGTCGCGGCCCTTTCCGGCCTGCTCGTCGGCTATGCAACCGGCGTCATTGCTGGGGCAGAGGCGCCTTTAACCAAGGAGTTCGGGCTGCAAGATCAGAATGCCCTGCGCGGGCTTCTTGTCGGTTGCATCCTCATTGGCGGTTTCTTTGGCGCGATCTTCGCTGGCGCCATCGTTAAGCACATTGGGCCGCGGCGCATGCTGATCTTGATCGGCGTCGTATTCGCCGTCGCCAGTTTCGGGATGTCGTACAGCGAGCACGCCTGGCCCTTTATCGCCTGGCGAACCCTTGCTGGTTTTGCGGTTGGGGCTTCAACCATGGTGGCGCCCCTCTATGTGGGTGAGACGGCGCCGCCGAATTGGCGCGGTGCACTGATCACTGGCTTCCAGCTTGCGCTGACGATGGGCATTTTGTTGGGATATTTGGCCAATCTTGCCTTTGCCGAGACTGAGAATTGGCGGCTGATGCTAGGGCTGATGGCCGTTCCGAGCCTGATCCTGGTGGTCGGGATGATCCCACTGACAGAGAGCCCGCGCTGGCTGCTGCTGCGCGGGCACAAAGAGGTCGCGCAACGGGTCTTTCGGCGGATCGCTGGATTCGATTGGCCGCCTCAGGAGATGGCCCAGGTTCTCGCCTCAGGCCAGCTCGAAGCCGATTGGCGCGACCTGCTCCGGCCCCGCTTCAGGCCTGTGCTCTTGGTCGCTGTATTGCTGTTTGCGTTCACCAACCTAAGTGGCATCGACGTGATCCTCTATTACGCCCCGGTCATCTTCGCCGAGGTCGGCTTCGACGGAACGCTCGGACCCATTCTCGCGACGGTCGGTATCGGCACTATCAACGTCCTGGCCACAATCGCTGCGATGTGGATGGTAGACCGCTACGGGCGCCGCCCGCTGCTGATCGGCGGCCTGATCCCTATGGCAATCGCCATGGCCATGATGGTGCCGAGCTTATTGTTCGAGGGGGCTGGCTGGAATGCGATGGCGCTTGTCGCGCTCGCGCTCTTCATCGTCAGCTTCGCGATCAGCCTGGGTCCCCTACCCTACGTGATCATGGCCGAGATCTTTCCGGTGCAGACGCGCGGTGTCGGGATGGGCTTGGCCGCAGCGGCGGCTTGGGCGGTGAACGCGCTGGTCTCGGTGTCCTTTTTCAGCTTGGCTGCGACCTTTGGCATGCCGAGCGTCTTCGGCATGTTTGCACTAATCTGCGTAATCGCGCTCATCTTTGTTGTAATCTACGTGCCGGAAACACGCGGGCGCAGCCTCGAGGAGATCGAGGCCAATCTGGTCGCAGGAAAACCTGTGCGCCGCCTTGGCGAAGTCTTCGATTGA
- a CDS encoding arginine deiminase family protein, which produces MTKLQLHFHNPLRFAFFFIALFALCSTAALALVADVQKLGEVPITEIGASAEWLPAKTILMHTPGQELFLGIIHPDAALYEKPFSINGAANEHQEYIRLLEKNGAVVFTVRDALLRGVLDKNGNVIEGDALDRLREFAADFLTIDTSALPEQERTAQEAYKEKTLRALDPQELIEIILLRPTVHLQKTDFNTGFEATYSEAPLMNLYFLRDQMITTEKGVVISKMNSQQRAAETRVIKFALSKLGVTPILEISGEGRLEGGDFLPADGYALLGQGLRTNAEAVRQLLDGGAIGAKYFVVVKDAWQDQEQMHLDTFFNIIDSDLAVLEKTRVNAKEGDERFLTVDVYDKKDGEYVKIKADAPFVKFVRETLGMKIIPVTSEDQLRYGVNFLTIRGRKILGVDGVSEQYKQTLANNGVDATWMDFSNLSSGYGAAHCSTQVLHRAAITALK; this is translated from the coding sequence ATGACAAAACTCCAACTCCATTTCCACAACCCTTTGCGGTTTGCGTTTTTCTTCATCGCGCTTTTTGCACTTTGCTCAACAGCGGCGCTGGCCCTGGTCGCCGACGTGCAAAAGCTCGGCGAAGTGCCAATCACAGAAATTGGCGCCAGTGCCGAATGGCTACCGGCCAAAACAATCCTCATGCATACGCCCGGGCAGGAGCTTTTTTTAGGCATTATTCACCCCGATGCAGCCCTGTACGAAAAACCATTCAGCATCAATGGAGCGGCAAATGAACACCAAGAATACATTCGGCTGTTGGAGAAAAACGGCGCTGTCGTTTTTACCGTCCGAGATGCTCTCCTGCGTGGCGTTCTCGATAAGAACGGAAATGTGATCGAAGGAGACGCGCTCGACCGGTTACGGGAGTTCGCCGCGGATTTTTTGACCATCGATACCTCGGCGCTGCCGGAACAGGAACGCACCGCGCAAGAGGCTTACAAAGAAAAGACGCTGCGCGCGCTTGACCCGCAAGAGCTGATCGAGATTATCCTTCTCCGCCCAACGGTTCACCTCCAAAAGACCGACTTTAACACCGGCTTCGAAGCGACATACAGCGAGGCGCCGCTGATGAATCTGTATTTTCTGCGCGACCAGATGATCACCACCGAAAAGGGCGTCGTGATCAGCAAAATGAACTCACAGCAACGCGCAGCGGAAACGCGCGTGATTAAATTCGCGCTGTCCAAACTCGGCGTGACGCCAATTCTTGAAATCTCCGGCGAAGGGCGACTCGAAGGCGGCGACTTTTTGCCCGCCGATGGTTACGCGCTACTCGGGCAGGGTTTACGCACCAATGCCGAGGCGGTTCGCCAGCTTTTGGACGGCGGTGCTATCGGCGCGAAATATTTCGTCGTCGTGAAAGATGCCTGGCAAGATCAGGAACAAATGCACCTGGACACATTTTTTAACATCATCGATTCAGATCTGGCGGTGCTCGAAAAGACGCGCGTGAACGCAAAAGAAGGCGACGAGCGCTTTTTGACCGTCGACGTCTATGACAAAAAGGACGGTGAATACGTCAAAATCAAGGCCGACGCGCCATTCGTCAAATTCGTGCGCGAAACCCTTGGCATGAAAATCATCCCGGTTACAAGCGAAGATCAGCTTCGTTACGGCGTGAACTTTCTCACAATCAGAGGGCGGAAAATTCTCGGCGTCGATGGCGTGAGCGAGCAGTACAAACAGACGCTTGCCAACAATGGAGTTGATGCGACATGGATGGACTTTTCCAATCTGAGCAGCGGATACGGGGCAGCGCACTGCTCTACGCAGGTACTTCATCGCGCAGCGATCACCGCTTTGAAATAG
- a CDS encoding GumC domain-containing protein encodes MTDPKNIREAINLTASGHFQTKDMTLFLAVAILFLSMMICECSFAQVRATETTDEEKSRANEPAEQSSSSSDFLGGMWEKTKEVGASTWDGVKDSSADAWDASQELLAEDPKAEDAKTWRKTRPVLVEALSLQEMHEDLPEKRMFGKDQESNTEAINKLLDEVIRILSRSQIPEYRKRTAEFESRIQKAREEIVEYREKRLNAPENALTEKTVTDYNNLIAEKEEEILEYEASLDQLRRQFTSTLQEMGLQLTPEMVDSLTNLTHVTGELYLDLSFVFFQVRKLTQNVEQLLTENGEDLDFAKQYYGLYVILLRVLQYEQTLVINKIKTDFIDGIDKILQELRTRVAETKQKIKAVPDRASQLSNLVTQQEFSIQVAQDYRKELVIYQQDIAKARREVGKDIVLAWETYKTVSVVSELFELIEDSQSMLQALGDLQMPEFRPFENQEIRREYEGITKRLLSAEK; translated from the coding sequence ATGACCGATCCAAAAAATATTCGCGAAGCGATTAACTTAACCGCAAGTGGACATTTCCAGACTAAAGATATGACGCTGTTTCTAGCTGTCGCCATTCTTTTTTTATCAATGATGATTTGCGAATGTTCTTTTGCGCAAGTTAGAGCGACTGAAACGACTGACGAAGAAAAATCTCGCGCAAATGAACCCGCCGAACAGAGTAGCTCATCTTCAGATTTTTTGGGGGGCATGTGGGAAAAGACCAAAGAAGTTGGAGCTTCAACATGGGACGGTGTGAAAGACAGTAGCGCGGATGCTTGGGATGCGTCGCAAGAATTGTTAGCTGAAGATCCTAAGGCTGAAGATGCAAAGACTTGGCGGAAAACAAGACCCGTATTGGTGGAGGCACTATCTCTGCAAGAGATGCATGAAGACCTTCCCGAAAAAAGGATGTTTGGAAAAGACCAAGAAAGCAATACTGAGGCAATCAACAAGCTGCTAGATGAAGTAATCAGAATACTCTCGCGGTCCCAAATACCCGAATACAGAAAGCGGACTGCGGAGTTTGAAAGCAGAATACAGAAGGCACGAGAAGAAATCGTAGAATACAGAGAAAAGAGATTAAACGCCCCAGAAAATGCACTAACCGAGAAGACTGTAACTGATTACAACAATCTGATCGCTGAAAAAGAGGAAGAAATCCTCGAATATGAAGCCAGTCTGGATCAGCTTAGAAGACAGTTTACGTCGACACTTCAGGAAATGGGGTTGCAACTAACCCCGGAAATGGTCGACAGCCTAACAAACCTCACCCACGTGACAGGTGAACTTTATCTTGATTTAAGTTTCGTATTTTTCCAAGTACGCAAATTGACCCAGAATGTTGAGCAGCTGCTCACTGAAAACGGTGAGGATCTTGACTTTGCAAAGCAATATTACGGACTGTATGTCATATTGTTAAGAGTTCTCCAGTACGAACAAACTTTAGTTATCAATAAAATCAAGACGGACTTTATTGACGGTATAGACAAAATTCTCCAGGAACTGAGAACCCGTGTCGCCGAGACAAAGCAAAAGATTAAAGCGGTACCAGATCGGGCTTCACAACTTTCTAACCTTGTAACCCAACAAGAGTTCAGCATTCAAGTGGCCCAAGATTACCGAAAGGAACTTGTTATTTACCAGCAAGATATTGCCAAAGCTCGGAGAGAAGTTGGAAAAGATATTGTATTGGCCTGGGAGACCTATAAAACCGTTTCCGTGGTAAGTGAACTATTTGAACTTATTGAAGACAGTCAGAGTATGCTTCAGGCGCTAGGTGATTTGCAAATGCCGGAATTCCGGCCGTTCGAGAATCAAGAAATTCGCAGGGAGTATGAGGGGATAACGAAGCGATTGCTCAGTGCGGAAAAATAG
- a CDS encoding tetratricopeptide repeat protein, whose translation MRTGLISILLALVTFKSGAYSPSGSDHIDLWIGNLPMPVSAREALRARREVSPKSNQWLTEQDGRVYVLVALPLAAGMPGPVRISKSGVAEMKARHALLLYAVGEHFEQLGYSNREAIAQALVAVEADTSGRLLRGVQSRATLLADQAVAFVWTDVKNLSVLRHRPPSVEQFLPAYCVALYPTAQALFIENQYSEALQIYQAMHQLQCPRPLAYFLDAADCFLALEQPQDAGRMARHVLTQPDAALSSAIVERAGDILHQCGADEDAEKAYELALGLLQQQR comes from the coding sequence GTGAGAACCGGGCTGATTTCTATTCTGCTCGCGCTCGTGACATTCAAGTCGGGCGCTTATTCACCAAGCGGCTCGGATCATATCGATCTTTGGATTGGCAACCTCCCGATGCCGGTGTCAGCCCGGGAGGCGTTACGGGCCCGACGCGAGGTGTCTCCGAAGTCGAATCAGTGGTTGACCGAGCAGGACGGACGGGTCTACGTTCTGGTGGCATTGCCCTTGGCTGCGGGAATGCCAGGACCGGTTAGGATAAGCAAATCCGGTGTTGCTGAAATGAAAGCACGCCATGCGCTATTGTTGTACGCCGTCGGAGAGCATTTTGAGCAACTTGGCTATTCCAACCGAGAAGCCATTGCTCAGGCCCTGGTCGCGGTAGAGGCAGATACTTCAGGTCGACTTCTTCGTGGAGTGCAAAGTCGCGCCACTCTGCTTGCCGATCAGGCGGTCGCTTTCGTCTGGACCGACGTGAAAAACCTTTCTGTATTACGTCATCGACCACCGTCGGTCGAGCAATTCCTTCCGGCCTACTGCGTCGCCCTCTACCCGACAGCGCAAGCCCTTTTCATCGAGAACCAGTATTCCGAAGCGCTCCAAATCTATCAGGCGATGCACCAACTCCAGTGTCCTCGACCGCTGGCATACTTTCTTGACGCCGCTGATTGTTTTCTCGCACTTGAGCAACCTCAAGATGCCGGGCGCATGGCAAGGCATGTACTAACCCAACCCGATGCAGCGCTTAGTTCGGCGATTGTTGAGCGCGCTGGAGATATTCTCCATCAATGTGGCGCCGATGAGGATGCTGAAAAGGCTTACGAACTTGCCCTGGGGTTGCTACAACAGCAACGGTAA